Genomic segment of Aliiroseovarius sp. M344:
TGAGATGTTCGCGTGGGAAACGCGGGGTCCAAAGATCTTCCGACAGTTTTCAGCGGACATGTTTCCCAAAACCAAAGTCATGGCGGCCAACCAGGGGCTTTATAACGGGTTTCTCGCGGCGGGCCTGCTATGGTCGCGCCTGATCAGCGATCCGATCTGGGCGCAGAATACCGCGCTGTTCTTTCTGGCCTGTGTGCTGATTGCCGGGGTCTATGGCGCGGCGACAGCCTCGAAACGCATTTTGTACGTACAGGCCCTGCCCGCCGCGATTGCGATACTGGTTGTTCTTCTGAGCTGATCAGGTTTGCAGGCCATAAAGCTGATCTGCGCGTTTTTCAAACGCGGCCACGATGCGATGCATCGCTTCGTTGAATACCAAACCAATCACGCCCTGCAAGATCGCGCTCTTAAATTCGAAATCGACAAAAAACTCGACCTCGCACCCGCTGTCATGCGGATGAAAAATCCAATGTGACTTCAGATATTTAAAGGGTCCATCCAGATATTCCGTGTCGATCCGCCGAGACGCCTCGTCCAGCATCACACGGCTGGCGAAACGTTCGCGAAACACTTTGAAACTGATCACAAGGTCGGCGTCCATCAACTGCCGCCCATCTGGCTGCGGCGTCACCCGCCGCACGCGGGCTGCGGAATTCCAAGGCAAAAACTCGGGGTATCGGCTTACATCCGCCACCAGATCATACATCTGTTCTGCCGAATATGGCAGGACCCGTTTTTCCCCATGTGTCGGCATGACGACGTTTTTCCTTCTCACTTGCCTGCACATGTCCTAGGAATACGACCGGAAATCAAGGGGGAAGACATGGCACAGCGTCCATATGTCATCGACACAATGATCACGGCCAAGCAGATCGCGGCCCGTGTTGAAGAGCTGTCACAGGAAATTCACGACGAGTTCAAAGGCACTGACAAGCTGGTGGTCGTCGGGCTGTTACGCGGATCGTTCGTGTTCATTGCCGATGTCGTGCGCGAGTTGGACCTGCCGGTCGAAGTCGATTTCCTTGAGGCTTCCTCTTACGGAGATTCCACTGAAAGCAGCCGGGAAGTTCGTATTCTCAAAGACTTACGTGGTGAAATTGGTGGGCGAGATGTGCTGGTTGTGGAAGATATTGTCGACACGGGCTTTACCCTGAAACACGTGGTTGGACTTTTGAAAGCCAAAAGTCCGCGCAAGTTGAAGACCATCGCCTTGCTCGACAAGCCGTCGCGTCGCGAGGTGGACATCCGCGCCGACTGGATCGGTTTCGAAATTCCGGACGAGTTTGTTGTGGGTTACGGCATTGATTTCGCACAGCGCGACCGCAACTTGCCCCATATTGGCAAAGTGCGTTTTTTGGACGAGGCATAAGCGATGGACCAAAGATGGCTCTTCCGCGCGGCAAAATGGGCGCGTAACCCGCCCTCAGCCAAACGGGTGAAACTGGTATTTGCGGTGGTCGCGATCTGCCTGGTGCTGGTGGCGATCGAAAAACTGTTCGGCATGCCGGAATGGATGCAGATCGAACGCCTACGCTTCAGACCTTAACCCTTTTCTGATCAAACCCTTGCAAGCTGTTCTTCACGTGCCGTCCTTAGCCGGGCGAAATCATCGCCAGCGTGATAGGACGACCGCGTCAACGGGGTTGATGACACCATCAGGAACCCTTTGCCGTAAGCTGCGGTTTCATAATCCTTGAACTCATCGGGGTGCACGAACCGTTCCACCGCATGGTGTTTCGGCGTGGGCTGCAAGTATTGGCCGATGGTCAGAAAGTCGATGTCGGCGGCACGCATGTCATCCATGACCTGCAAAACGCCCTGACGATCTTCGCCCAACCCGACCATGATGCCCGATTTGGTGAACATCGACGGGTCCATCTCTTTCACCCGCTGTAACAGACGCAGCGAATGGAAATACCGCGCACCCGGACGCACCTGAGGATACAGGCCGGGGACAGTTTCAAGGTTGTGATTGAACACGTCAGGACGCGCCTCAACCACCGTTTCAAGAACGCTTGCATCGCATTTCAGGAAATCCGGCGTCAGGATTTCAATGGTTGTATCGGGCGCTTGATGGCGAATGGCGCGAATGGTCTGGGCAAAATGATCCGCCCCACCGTCCTTCAGGTCGTCCCGGTCGACAGAGGTGATCACGACATGGTTCAGGCCCAGCTTTTTGACCGCATGGGCGACGCGACCCGGTTCGAACGCATCCAGATCGTCCGGACGACCTGTGGCAACGTTACAAAAGGTGCAGCCGCGCGTACAAATCTCGCCCATGATCATCATGGTGGCGTGGCCCTGGCTCCAGCATTCGCCGGCATTGGGGCACGCGGCCTCTTCGCACACGGTTGAAAGGTTGTGCTCGCGCATGATCCTGTGCGTTTCGGCATAGCCCTTCCCGCCGGGCGCTTTCACACGGATCCAGCTGGGTTTCTTCGGCTGGGCATTGTCCGGGCGATGCGCCTTTTCAGGATGGCGGCTTTCCGGGATTTTCAGATCACGCATGGCAATTCCTCCGCGCCAAAATCGGTTCACCGACATATAGCGACATCCAGAAAGCAAGTCACCTTGAAAGCCGAAAGGCTGTTATGAGCCTGACGCATAGGTTGACGTTAGGGTAGCGGCGTGATGCGCCGAATTGCTGCAACTGCAAAAACGCCGTTGAGGCCAAATTGGAATCGTTCTAACACGGTGGCCGATCTGGCCGCACGATTCCCCGTGCGACTGAAAACAAAGGATTTTTTTCATGCAAACAGGCGTGCGCATTCCCAAAATCACCTTCCACACCCGTGTCCGTGACGACAGCATCGAAGGCCCCAACCCGTTCCGTTGGCAGGACATGACATCCGACGATTATTTCAAAGGCAAGCGTGTG
This window contains:
- a CDS encoding DUF1304 domain-containing protein; protein product: MSLLATILILLIAALHAYILWFEMFAWETRGPKIFRQFSADMFPKTKVMAANQGLYNGFLAAGLLWSRLISDPIWAQNTALFFLACVLIAGVYGAATASKRILYVQALPAAIAILVVLLS
- a CDS encoding type II toxin-antitoxin system RatA family toxin, encoding MPTHGEKRVLPYSAEQMYDLVADVSRYPEFLPWNSAARVRRVTPQPDGRQLMDADLVISFKVFRERFASRVMLDEASRRIDTEYLDGPFKYLKSHWIFHPHDSGCEVEFFVDFEFKSAILQGVIGLVFNEAMHRIVAAFEKRADQLYGLQT
- the hpt gene encoding hypoxanthine phosphoribosyltransferase yields the protein MAQRPYVIDTMITAKQIAARVEELSQEIHDEFKGTDKLVVVGLLRGSFVFIADVVRELDLPVEVDFLEASSYGDSTESSREVRILKDLRGEIGGRDVLVVEDIVDTGFTLKHVVGLLKAKSPRKLKTIALLDKPSRREVDIRADWIGFEIPDEFVVGYGIDFAQRDRNLPHIGKVRFLDEA
- the lipA gene encoding lipoyl synthase, whose protein sequence is MRDLKIPESRHPEKAHRPDNAQPKKPSWIRVKAPGGKGYAETHRIMREHNLSTVCEEAACPNAGECWSQGHATMMIMGEICTRGCTFCNVATGRPDDLDAFEPGRVAHAVKKLGLNHVVITSVDRDDLKDGGADHFAQTIRAIRHQAPDTTIEILTPDFLKCDASVLETVVEARPDVFNHNLETVPGLYPQVRPGARYFHSLRLLQRVKEMDPSMFTKSGIMVGLGEDRQGVLQVMDDMRAADIDFLTIGQYLQPTPKHHAVERFVHPDEFKDYETAAYGKGFLMVSSTPLTRSSYHAGDDFARLRTAREEQLARV